The following are from one region of the Variovorax sp. V213 genome:
- the truA gene encoding tRNA pseudouridine(38-40) synthase TruA codes for MRLALGIRYNGQAYEGWQSQRSGRTVQDKLEAALAKFAAQPIGTLCAGRTDAGVHALMQVVHFDTTVEREPFSWMRGTNRFLPDDIAVQWAQPVPDEFHCRASALARRYLYVLSQSPVRPSLESGRVGWSMHALDGDAMRAAAALLVGKHDFSSFRASACQARSPVKDLRRIEITRVGTGERCRWHFEFEADAFLHHMIRNLMGCLVRIGRGDERPEWIAEVLEARSRKVAAPTFSASGLYFLGPLYDAKWGLPAEATLQAGGAPYDGPP; via the coding sequence GTGAGGCTGGCGCTAGGCATCCGCTACAACGGCCAGGCGTACGAGGGCTGGCAAAGCCAGCGCTCGGGCCGCACGGTGCAGGACAAGCTGGAAGCCGCGCTGGCCAAGTTCGCCGCACAGCCGATCGGCACGCTGTGCGCAGGCCGCACCGACGCGGGCGTGCACGCGCTGATGCAGGTGGTGCACTTCGACACCACCGTCGAGCGCGAACCCTTCTCCTGGATGCGCGGCACCAACCGTTTCCTGCCCGACGACATCGCGGTGCAGTGGGCGCAGCCGGTGCCGGATGAATTCCATTGCCGCGCCAGTGCATTGGCGCGCCGCTACCTCTACGTGCTGTCGCAGTCTCCCGTGCGGCCCAGCCTCGAATCGGGACGGGTCGGATGGTCGATGCATGCGCTGGACGGCGACGCGATGCGCGCCGCAGCCGCCTTGCTGGTGGGCAAGCACGACTTCAGCTCCTTTCGCGCCTCCGCGTGCCAGGCCCGTTCGCCAGTCAAGGATCTGCGCCGTATCGAGATCACGCGTGTCGGCACGGGCGAGCGCTGCCGCTGGCATTTCGAGTTCGAGGCCGATGCCTTCCTGCACCACATGATCCGCAACCTAATGGGCTGCCTCGTGCGCATCGGCCGCGGCGACGAGCGGCCCGAGTGGATCGCCGAAGTGCTCGAAGCCCGCAGCCGCAAGGTGGCGGCGCCCACCTTCTCCGCCAGCGGGCTGTATTTTCTCGGGCCGTTGTACGACGCCAAGTGGGGTCTGCCGGCCGAGGCCACGCTGCAGGCCGGCGGCGCTCCTTATGATGGACCGCCATGA
- a CDS encoding phosphoribosylanthranilate isomerase has protein sequence MTLPRTRIKICGLTREADVDAAVEAGADAVGFVLYPASPRAVTAERAAKLASRLPPFITPVLLFVNEDAPKVIASLAGVKGAIAQFHGEETPGQCEESTGPGRFRYMRAARIPLGAAGAGFDLVKYASDYSHAQAILLDAHVEGYGGGGKAFDWSLLPPAVDAHLVLSGGLTPANVSDGIRILRTRCKTLSVDVSSGVEIDGPGNKGLKDAGKIRQFVAAVRAADASFSS, from the coding sequence ATGACGCTTCCCCGCACCCGCATCAAGATCTGTGGCCTCACGCGCGAGGCCGACGTCGATGCCGCGGTCGAGGCGGGTGCCGATGCCGTGGGCTTCGTGCTCTACCCGGCGAGCCCCCGCGCCGTCACGGCCGAACGTGCCGCCAAGCTGGCCTCCCGCCTGCCTCCTTTCATCACCCCCGTGCTGCTGTTCGTCAACGAGGATGCTCCGAAAGTCATAGCATCGCTCGCCGGCGTGAAAGGTGCCATCGCGCAATTCCACGGCGAGGAAACGCCCGGGCAGTGCGAGGAATCGACGGGCCCGGGCCGCTTTCGCTACATGCGCGCCGCACGCATTCCGCTGGGGGCTGCCGGAGCGGGCTTTGACCTCGTAAAATACGCTTCCGATTACTCCCACGCCCAGGCCATCCTGCTCGACGCCCATGTCGAAGGTTATGGCGGTGGCGGCAAGGCATTCGATTGGTCACTTCTTCCACCCGCCGTCGACGCTCACCTCGTCTTGAGTGGTGGGCTCACACCTGCAAACGTGAGCGATGGCATTCGCATCCTGCGGACGCGCTGCAAGACGCTGTCCGTTGATGTGAGCTCGGGCGTCGAAATCGACGGACCCGGGAACAAGGGCCTGAAGGACGCCGGAAAGATCCGGCAATTCGTCGCCGCGGTCAGAGCCGCAGACGCGTCCTTCTCCAGTTAG